From Rhinolophus sinicus isolate RSC01 linkage group LG15, ASM3656204v1, whole genome shotgun sequence, the proteins below share one genomic window:
- the CCDC42 gene encoding coiled-coil domain-containing protein 42, with protein MSLGIMEEEDLAEYFRMQYGERLLQLLQKFPNIEEQSESPSIRLLEKKKEVKVMHHAMLQKKETFQRRMETLNLRWEELGIKETQLKAHIQKFEQFIQENDQKRIRALKKATKEREIKRQRMHELAKAKHEMAVLKLEHQRLSGKLQDYSIFNKYLEKVVENSEFDEIHEVMARYKTLVSMHHDLMQSAQEGQEKIERAKARLAHYMEEKDDEILQHNNELARLQMRFDRARSDVIIWESRWAHIQNTAAKKTLLLGTIKMATLNLFQIVSKQLKETTYVSLEDTHKQLDMIQQFIQDLSDLWAEVKKKDQQQIRF; from the exons ATGAGCCTGGGCATAATGGAAGAGGAAGACCTGGCTGAGTACTTCCGGATGCAGTATGGGGAGCGGCTGCTACAACTGCTGCA GAAGTTCCCCAACATTGAGGAGCAGTCAGAGTCCCCATCCATCCGGCtactggagaagaaaaaggaggtcAAGGTCATGCACCATGCTATGCTGCAGAAGAAAGAG acatTTCAGCGCAGAATGGAAACCCTGAACCTACGCTGGGAGGAACTGGGCATCAAGGAGACCCAGCTGAAGGCCCACATTCAGAAGTTTGAGCAATTCATCCAG GAGAATGACCAGAAACGAATCCGAGCCCTGAAGAAAGCCACCAAGGAGCGAGAAATCAAGAGGCAGCGCATGCATGAGCTGGCCAAGGCCAAGCACGAGATGGCGGTTCTGAAGCTAGAGCACCAGCGCTTGAGCGGCAAGCTGCAGGACTACTCCATCTTCAACAAGTACCTGGAGAAGGTGGTGGAGAACTCCGAG TTTGATGAGATCCATGAGGTGATGGCGCGCTACAAGACGCTGGTAAGCATGCACCACGACCTCATGCAGTCAGCACAGGAGGGCCAGGAGAAGATCGAGCGTGCCAAGGCGCGGCTGGCACACTACATGGAGGAGAAGGACGATGAGATCCTGCAGCACAACAACGAGCTGGCCCGCCTGCAGATGCGCTTCGACCGCGCCCGCAGTGATGTCATCATCTGG GAATCTCGCTGGGCACACATCCAGAACACCGCCGCCAAGAAGACCCTCTTGCTGGGTACAATTAAGATGGCAACACTGAATCTCTTCCAGATTGTGAGCAAGCAGCTGAAGGAGACGACCTATGTGTCCCTGGAGGACACGCACAAACAGCTGGACATG ATCCAGCAGTTTATCCAGGACCTGTCGGACCTCTGGGCAGAGGTGAAGAAAAAGGACCAACAGCAGATCCGGTTTTAA